The window TATAAAAGTTGGTTCTTCTCAGGTACAAAAAACCAATGTTCGTATTGTTGCAGCAACCAACGTAAATATGCAACAAGCTATTGCAAAAGAGAAGTTTAGAGAAGATTTATACTACAGGTTAAGCACTATTGAAATAAACTTACCGGCGTTAAGAGAACGTGGTGAAGATATTCATTTATTGTTCAGAAAGTTTGCATCAGACTTTGCACAGAAATACAGAATGCCAACTATTCGATTGGATGATAATTCAGTAAAAATGTTATTAAATTACCGTTTTCCAGGAAATATTCGTCAGCTAAAAAATATAGCAGAACAAATTTCTGTTGTAGAAGAAAGCAGACAAATAACTGCGGATAAAATGGTGCACTATTTACCAAATAACAATGGTAATTTACCTGCTGTTATTGGTGGAACAGCTGCAAACGATTTTTCTACTGAACGCGATATTATGTACAAAATTTTGTTTGATATGCGTAACGACATTAACGATTTAAAGAAATTAACTTTAGATTTAATGCAACACGGTAATTCCGAAGAGGTACAAGAAGAAAATAGCCGATTAATTGAACGTATTTACGAAGAAAAACCTGCTCCGCAACACAAAGTAGAAGTTGTACAGCTACCACAAAACTCAGTTGAAAATAATTACGATTTTGCAGAAACCGTAGAAGAAGACGAAAGCTTATCATTACAAGACAAAGAAGTTGAAATGATTAGAAAATCATTAGAAAAAAACAAAAATAAACGTAAATTGGCTGCAAAAGAGCTCGGTATTTCAGAAAGAACCTTGTACAGAAAAATTAAACAATACGATTTATAAAACTTTAATACATGAAAGCTGTAGAAATTTTTAAAATAAGAAAATCTTTTTCCCCAAACAGTTCAGAAACAATTAAAACTGAAGCAGAAGATTTAATCAATGAAAAACACTACAAAGGTTACAGGTTAGTGTCTGCTTCTTTTACTGTTGAAAGTCGTTATTTTTATGCTTTTATTACCATGAAAAAACCTAACACATATTAATTATGAAATTACGTCAAATTGGTTTTTTATTTATAGTTGCAATTACAATTGTAGGTTGTGGTGCTTATTCTTTTACAGGTGGAAATACTGGTGACGCAAAAACTATTCAAATAGATTTTTTCCCAAATCAAGCTTCTTTAGTAGAGCCAACATTAAGCCAAAAGTTTACGAACGATTTACAAGATTTATTTACAAGACAAACCAACTTAACTTTAGGCCCAAATGGCGACTTAGTTTTACAAGGTGAAATTACAGGTTACAGAATAACACCAATGAGTGCAAATGCAGATCAAACTGCATCTCAAAATAGATTAACAGTTACCGTAAATGTTCGATTTACAAACAAGCTTGAAGAGAAAGATGATTTTGAAAGAAGTTTTTCTTTTTATTCTGATTACGGAGCACAGCAACAATTAATTGGAGGTGTTTTAGAAACTGCATTAGAAGAAATTATTGAGCGAATTACGCAAGATATTTTTAATGCTTCTGTTGCAAAATGGTAAGATTCTAGAAGTAAAATGAATAAAGATAAATACATACAAATTCTAAGTAACCCACATTTAATTCAGCAAGAAGAAACTACTGAATTAAAAAAGGTTATTGATGAATTCCCCTATTTTCAAAGTGCAAGATCTTTGTATTTAAAAGCTTTAAACAACCATAAAAGTTTTAAATACAATAATGAACTTAAAATTACAGCAGCTTACACAACAGATAGAACTGTTTTATTCGATTTTATTACTTCAACTATTTTTGAAGAGGAAGAAAAATCAACCAAAGAAGCAATACTTCACCAACAATTAGCAGAAGAAATACCACAAGAAGTTCTAAATATAGAAGAAGAATTATCAATAGGAAAACCATTCTCATTTACACAAAACGAATCTCATTCTTTTAATCAATGGTTACAACTATCTGTTAAAAAACCAATAATAAGAACTCCAGAAAAACCTAAAACAGAAGATAAAATTTCAATTATAGAAAAATTTATCCAAAATAGCCCAAAAATATCAAGAGTTAAAAAAGGCACTATTTCTGAAATAAAAGTCGATAAAAATGAGCAACCAAGCCTTTTAATGACAGAAACTTTAGCTAAAGTTTATCTTGAACAAAAAAAGTATGGAAACGCTATAAAAGCTTATGAAATTTTAAGTTTGAAATATCCAGAAAAAAGTGGTTTCTTTGCAGACCAAATTAAACGAATACAAATTTTACAAAACTCAAAATAAATGACAACTTACGGTTTAATCTTAATTTTAATCATAATTGTTGCAATTGCACTAATCTTAATAGTAATGGTTCAAAACCCTAAAGGTGGCGGACTATCTTCTTCTTTTGGTGGTGGCGGTTCACAATCTTTAGGAGGTGTTCAAAACACAAACAAATTTTTAGACAATACAACATGGACATTAGCAATTGCTATGTTTGCATTAATTTTATTAGCAAACTTTGCAATTCCTAGAGGAAATGGAAGCGATTCAAATCAATTAGACAACACTTTAGATGGAATAGAAGCTACTACTCCAACTGAAACTCCAACAAATACCGGAAACGACAGTATCCAGTAGTTTTCTAAAAAACACTATAAAAAAATGCCAACGAAAATGACACGTTGGCATTTTTTTATACAACTATTTTAAGTTAAAAAACGGTTAGTTCGTAAATTTGTCAGTTGAATTCAATTGGCATAATTTCTGACTAATTCAAACTATAAAAAAGCAATTAATTAAAATTCATATAAAATGGGATTAAACATAAAACCTTTAGCAGACAGAGTTCTTGTAGAACCAGCTCCTGCAGAAACAAAAACAGCATCTGGATTAATTATTCCTGATAATGCAAAAGAAAAGCCACAAAAAGGAACAATTGTTGCTATTGGAAATGGAACAAAAGACGAACCTTTAACTGTAAAAGTTGGTGATACTGTTTTGTATGGTAAATATGGTGGAACAGAACTAAAATTAGAAGGAAAAGATTATTTAATGATGCGTGAAAGCGATATCATGGCAATTGTTTAAATAGCTATTTGCTTTGGGCTATTTGCCTCTAGCAAAACATTAAAAATTAAAGTAAACCATTTTAGCCAAAAGCCAAGAGCCAAGAGCTAAAAGCAAAACATAAAAAATGGCAAAAGATATAAAATTTGATATTGAAGCAAGAGACGGTTTAAAACGTGGAGTTGATGCTTTAGCAAACGCAGTAAAAGTAACATTAGGCCCAAAAGGAAGAAACGTAATTATTTCTAAATCTTTCGGTGCTCCAACAGTTACTAAAGATGGTGTTTCTGTTGCAAAAGAAGTTGAGTTAGAAGATGAGTTAGAAAACATGGGAGCGCAAATGGTTAAAGAAGTTGCTTC of the Tenacibaculum todarodis genome contains:
- a CDS encoding sigma-54 interaction domain-containing protein, giving the protein MENLQAIKQRFGIIGNDVQLNRAIEKALRVAPTDISVLVTGESGVGKENIPRIIHQLSHRKHAKYIAVNCGAIPEGTIDSELFGHEKGAFTGATATRKGYFEVADGGTIFLDEVGELPLTTQVRLLRVLENGEFIKVGSSQVQKTNVRIVAATNVNMQQAIAKEKFREDLYYRLSTIEINLPALRERGEDIHLLFRKFASDFAQKYRMPTIRLDDNSVKMLLNYRFPGNIRQLKNIAEQISVVEESRQITADKMVHYLPNNNGNLPAVIGGTAANDFSTERDIMYKILFDMRNDINDLKKLTLDLMQHGNSEEVQEENSRLIERIYEEKPAPQHKVEVVQLPQNSVENNYDFAETVEEDESLSLQDKEVEMIRKSLEKNKNKRKLAAKELGISERTLYRKIKQYDL
- a CDS encoding LptE family protein, translating into MKLRQIGFLFIVAITIVGCGAYSFTGGNTGDAKTIQIDFFPNQASLVEPTLSQKFTNDLQDLFTRQTNLTLGPNGDLVLQGEITGYRITPMSANADQTASQNRLTVTVNVRFTNKLEEKDDFERSFSFYSDYGAQQQLIGGVLETALEEIIERITQDIFNASVAKW
- the secG gene encoding preprotein translocase subunit SecG, with the translated sequence MTTYGLILILIIIVAIALILIVMVQNPKGGGLSSSFGGGGSQSLGGVQNTNKFLDNTTWTLAIAMFALILLANFAIPRGNGSDSNQLDNTLDGIEATTPTETPTNTGNDSIQ
- a CDS encoding co-chaperone GroES, which translates into the protein MGLNIKPLADRVLVEPAPAETKTASGLIIPDNAKEKPQKGTIVAIGNGTKDEPLTVKVGDTVLYGKYGGTELKLEGKDYLMMRESDIMAIV